TGCCATTCGCGGACTCCGCAACTATGGTTATCATAAACTGGCCGATGAATATACCTTGCAGGTATTCGACCGCCTAAACGGATTGAAAGAAGGAGCGCCCATCCACGAGAACTACGGTACGCATACCGGAGAACGATTGAAAGCACCGCACTTCAGTTGGAGTTCATCACACTTGTTGATGATGTACGATGACTACGGGAAGTAATTCTTGCGTGAGGGATAGCTTTTCTTGGAAATCTATCCCTCTATGATTTCACAGCTACGCTAATATTGTTTCGGAGAATGTCACTTATGTCTCAGAATGCTGCACCGGCAGTATTTTGTTGTTTTATAATGATGTAGGTAATGGTTGAATGTTCTACATTTGTAAACAGAGTATATGGTTTTCACACCGTATATCATGCATAAACAAGTACTTTATTAATCTATAGAACAGCAACCATGAAGAAAAATTTTCTTTTAGCAGCGAGTTTTCTCTTCATCTTTTGTCTGGAAGCCGGTGCTCAGAAAAGAGATGAAGTAACCTGGGAGAAATTCGAGGACATCACCATCCCCATTCCTCCCTCAACTCACCCCCGACTCTATGTACGTCCCGCCAATTTACCGGATTTAAAGAAACGGATGGATCACCCGCAAGTAAAAGCAAACCTGGCAACCTTGCGCAAACTTGGCATAGACCGCACCGCAGAGGAAGAGGCAAAAGTAACCGACAGAGGCTTCCGCTACTACTTCGAGATGCGGGGAGTAACCAGCCGTGTACAAGTACAAGCTCTCGACTATCTGGTATATGGTGACAAGAAGCAAGCCAGACGCGCCATCACTTCCATGCTCGATTCATTGCAGCATACCAATTTCGGAACCAAACAAGACTTATCGCGCGCCAGCGGAGTCATGCTGATGTGCGGCGCGATGGTATATGACTGGTGCTACGACCAGATGAAAGAATCGGAAAAGAAAGCCTATATAGAATCGTTCATCCGAATCTCCAAGACCATGGAATGCGGTTATCCGCCCAAAAATAACGAACCCATAGCCGGACACTCGTCCGAATGGATGATCTTGCGGGACATGCTTTCAGCCGGTATTGCTATCTACGACGAATATCCGGATATGTACCTCCATGTCATCCGAATGCTGTACAAGGATTACTTGCCGGTAAGAAATTACATCTATTCTGGTCATAATTATCATCAGGGAACAAGCTATGTCAATGTGCGTTTCAGCAATGACCTGTTCTCCTTATGGATTCTGGATCGTATGGGAGCCGGCGCAATCTACAATCCCGCACAACAATTCGTACCGTACGACTTCCTGTACCGCCGTCGTCCGGACGGACAAGTAATGCCCGCAGGCGATACGAATCCTAACAAAAGAAACATTCCTTCTTACTCCCTGCCCGCCATGCTCGCTTCCAGCTTCTATAAAGACAATTATCTGGCTTACGAATACGAACTCAAACCCAAATTAGAAAGCCACTGCCTTATCTTCGAGATACTGTGGAGAGATTTTGATTTGAAAGCCAAGGCTCCTGATGACTTGCCGCTGACCCGATACTCAGGCTCACCTTTCGGGTGGATGATAGCGCGTACGGCATGGGACAAAAACAGCGTGATTGCCGAAATGAAAATCAATGAACAATTCTTTGGTAACCATCAACACATGGACGGTGGTTCGTTCCAACTTTATTATAAGGGCCCGTTAGCAATAGATGCCGGAGCTTACCAAGGAAGTTCCGGCGGATATAACAGCCCGCACAACAAAAATTTCTTCAAACGTACCATTGCCCATAACTCATTGTTAGTATACAACCCGAACGAGAAATTCGCCAGCTGGAATTATGGCGGACAAGATAAAACAGAATTTGCCGATAATGACGGTGGACAACGCATGCCGGGTGACCGCTGGGAGACTTGCCGCTCTTTTAAAGATTTATTAAGCAAGGAATATACTACAGGCAAAGTCCTAGGACATGGTTTTGGCCCCGATGCCAATAAACCTGACTATTCTTATCTGAAAGGTGACATCACGCAAGCCTATACAGACAAAGTAAAAGAAGCGAAACGATCTTTTGTTTTCCTCAACCTGCACGCTACCGAAGTGCCTGCCGCCTTAATCGTGTTTGATAAAGTTGTCTCTTCCGACCCTCAGTTCAAGAAGTTCTGGCTACTGCACAGTATAGAAGAGCCGATAATAGAAAGTAACCGTTTCACCGTCAAACGCACCCAAAACGAAGACACCGGCATGTTACAGAATCAAGTGTTGCTCCCCGAAATTCAAGATGCACGGATAGAGAAAATCGGTGGAAAAGGAAAAGAGTTTTGGGTATTCGGCACCAATTATGCCAACGATGCCATGCCGAGACGTCCCGACGACGCCAACGAAAGAGGCGCATGGCGTGTAGAAATATCACCTGTAACCGCTGCTGCCGAAAATTACTTTCTGAATGTAATGCAAGTAGCCGACAACACCTGTCTGCAAATGAATGAAGTAAAACGCATCGATGCAGATAAAATAGTAGGCGTGCAGATAGCCGACCGCGTCGTCACCTTCAGCAAAGACAGCCAACCACTGCCCGGTAAATTTGATTTCGCGGTAAGTGGCAGCCAAACTATGAAGTTTGTCATTACCGACCTTATTCCGGGAACCTGGCAAATCAAGAAAGACGGTAAGGTATATATTCCCGCGCTGGAAGTTCGTACAGACGATGGTATCCTTTCTTTTGAAGGTACTGCCGGACGGTATGAATTTCTTCGATAAAAAGAAAGCCATCTGTCAATGATTTTTTCCACATTGACAGATGGCTTATTTATTAAGTTTCCTCACCCCTTGTTTTTTCAGGCAACTTTCCTTAGAAGAGGCTCCACGCAACCGTCAGTCCGGCCATCACGATAGCTACCATACTCATCAGCTTGATAAGTATATTCAAACTCGGACCGGAAGTATCTTTGAATGGGTCACCTACCGTATCGCCTACCACAGTAGCTTTATGTACTTCGCTACCCTTACCGCCGAAGTTTCCTTCTTCCACATATTTCTTTGCATTATCCCATGCACCGCCCGCATTCGCCATAAAGATGGCAAGAACGAAACCGCTACTCAACCCACCGATCAGCAATCCCAGCACACCGGGAACACCAAAGATAAGTCCCGTAGCAATCGGAGCTAAAATGGCTATCAGCGAAGGAACTACCATTTCACGTTGCGCCCCCTTTGTGGAGATAGCTACACAACGTTCGTAATCCGGTTCTGTCTCACCGGTAAGTATACCCTTGATTTCACGGAACTGGCGGCGTACCTCATCCACCATGTGACCGGCAGCACGGCCAACAGCGTTCATTGTCAATCCGCAGAAGAGGAATGCCATCATACTACCCAAGAACATACCCGAAAGTACTTTCGGATTCATCAGCGTCACATCATAATGATGCATGAAGTCGAAGAAGGTGGCATCCTGAAGAGCCACGGCATCCCCATGGGGAAGCGCTAATTCCGTGGTTCCCAAACGGGTCAGTCCAATACGGATTTCTTCAATATAAGAGGCTAACAGGGCAAGTCCCGTAAGTGCAGCCGAACCAATAGCAAAGCCCTTTCCGGTAGCGGCAGTAGTATTACCCAAAGAGTCGAGGGCATCCGTACGTTTACGCACTTCCACACCCAGACCGGACATTTCAGCGTTTCCGCCCGCATTATCAGCAATAGGACCGTAAGCATCCGTAGCAAGCGTGATGCCCAGGGTAGAAAGCATACCTACGGCGGCAATACCGATACCGTAAAGTCCCATGCCTACATTATTGAAATCGAACCCCGATGCAAACAGGTAGGAAGCAATGATACCGACTACCACAGCAATCACAGGAATTGCAGTAGACAACATACCCAAACCGATACCGGAAATAATTACCGTAGCCGGGCCAGTCTTTCCGCTTTCGCTCAACTTCTGGGTAGGACGGTAAGATTGTGAGGTATAGTATTCCGTAGAACGTCCGATGATGATGCCGACTACCAGACCGACTATAACGGCACAAGATATCCACATCCAGTTATCAAGTTTCAATAGCCAAAGAATAAAGAACGTAGCCACTACAATCAGTACGGAACTTAGGTTCGTACCGAGAGCCAACGAAGCGAGCAGGTCTTTCATCTTCGCATTCTCCTTGGTACGTACTGCGAAGATACCGATAATAGAAAGAAGAATACCTACGGCTGCAATCAGCATCGGAGCTATAACAGCTTTGAATTGCATGGCCGTATCTCCCGTATGAATAAAGGCAGCGGCACCCAGAGCGGCAGTTGCCAGGATAGAGCCACAATAGCTTTCATAGAGGTCTGCACCCATACCGGCTACATCGCCTACGTTGTCACCTACGTTATCGGCAATCGTTGCAGGGTTACGCGGGTCATCTTCGGGAATACCGGCCTCAACCTTACCTACCAGGTCGGCACCTACATCGGCAGCTTTCGTATAAATACCTCCACCTACACGGGCAAAGAGCGCTTGTGTGGAAGCACCCATTCCGAAAGTCAGCATGGTGGTAGTGATGATGCAGAGTTTATGAGTCGGAGTCAAAACATCTTCCGGTATAACCGCATTCAATAACAGATACCAGAAAGAAATATCGAGCAAGCCCAAGCCCACTACAACCAGTCCCATTACCGCACCGCT
This window of the Bacteroides intestinalis DSM 17393 genome carries:
- the hepB gene encoding heparin/heparin-sulfate lyase HepB, with the protein product MKKNFLLAASFLFIFCLEAGAQKRDEVTWEKFEDITIPIPPSTHPRLYVRPANLPDLKKRMDHPQVKANLATLRKLGIDRTAEEEAKVTDRGFRYYFEMRGVTSRVQVQALDYLVYGDKKQARRAITSMLDSLQHTNFGTKQDLSRASGVMLMCGAMVYDWCYDQMKESEKKAYIESFIRISKTMECGYPPKNNEPIAGHSSEWMILRDMLSAGIAIYDEYPDMYLHVIRMLYKDYLPVRNYIYSGHNYHQGTSYVNVRFSNDLFSLWILDRMGAGAIYNPAQQFVPYDFLYRRRPDGQVMPAGDTNPNKRNIPSYSLPAMLASSFYKDNYLAYEYELKPKLESHCLIFEILWRDFDLKAKAPDDLPLTRYSGSPFGWMIARTAWDKNSVIAEMKINEQFFGNHQHMDGGSFQLYYKGPLAIDAGAYQGSSGGYNSPHNKNFFKRTIAHNSLLVYNPNEKFASWNYGGQDKTEFADNDGGQRMPGDRWETCRSFKDLLSKEYTTGKVLGHGFGPDANKPDYSYLKGDITQAYTDKVKEAKRSFVFLNLHATEVPAALIVFDKVVSSDPQFKKFWLLHSIEEPIIESNRFTVKRTQNEDTGMLQNQVLLPEIQDARIEKIGGKGKEFWVFGTNYANDAMPRRPDDANERGAWRVEISPVTAAAENYFLNVMQVADNTCLQMNEVKRIDADKIVGVQIADRVVTFSKDSQPLPGKFDFAVSGSQTMKFVITDLIPGTWQIKKDGKVYIPALEVRTDDGILSFEGTAGRYEFLR
- a CDS encoding sodium-translocating pyrophosphatase → MDSLLFWLIPAASVLALCFAYYFHKQMMKESEGTPQMIKIAAAVRKGAMSYLKQQYKIVGWVFLGLVILFAIMAYGFDVQNRWVPIAFLTGGFFSGLSGFLGMKTATYASARTANAARSSLNAGLRVAFRSGAVMGLVVVGLGLLDISFWYLLLNAVIPEDVLTPTHKLCIITTTMLTFGMGASTQALFARVGGGIYTKAADVGADLVGKVEAGIPEDDPRNPATIADNVGDNVGDVAGMGADLYESYCGSILATAALGAAAFIHTGDTAMQFKAVIAPMLIAAVGILLSIIGIFAVRTKENAKMKDLLASLALGTNLSSVLIVVATFFILWLLKLDNWMWISCAVIVGLVVGIIIGRSTEYYTSQSYRPTQKLSESGKTGPATVIISGIGLGMLSTAIPVIAVVVGIIASYLFASGFDFNNVGMGLYGIGIAAVGMLSTLGITLATDAYGPIADNAGGNAEMSGLGVEVRKRTDALDSLGNTTAATGKGFAIGSAALTGLALLASYIEEIRIGLTRLGTTELALPHGDAVALQDATFFDFMHHYDVTLMNPKVLSGMFLGSMMAFLFCGLTMNAVGRAAGHMVDEVRRQFREIKGILTGETEPDYERCVAISTKGAQREMVVPSLIAILAPIATGLIFGVPGVLGLLIGGLSSGFVLAIFMANAGGAWDNAKKYVEEGNFGGKGSEVHKATVVGDTVGDPFKDTSGPSLNILIKLMSMVAIVMAGLTVAWSLF